A single window of Granulicella cerasi DNA harbors:
- a CDS encoding energy transducer TonB yields the protein MTDFERLLDDVVTRSANVEAPRGLEQRLLARLEQSARPALANVVSFDSAAKMQPKRSAASAWTAISFHAAAILLIAFVVLHSVKTQVLPSPQVAVMHLLEAPAPPPPPALRRRTQMGGGGGQKGPTPATQGQLPKFSAEQLMPPKAPPMFEAKLAVEPTVVGQNYMVDGAAPVLGQPTSTFRGYSLGNGAGTGIGSGNGAGVGPGSGGNMGGGVYKVGGAVHAPLILHSVEPEFSEEARKAKFSGNVIVEFIVDEQGLPQNVHAARDVGFGLGQKAVEAVKQYKFKPAMKDGKPVKVQMAVEVNFQIF from the coding sequence TGGTTTGGAGCAGCGGCTGCTTGCGCGGCTGGAGCAGAGTGCGCGGCCTGCGCTAGCGAATGTGGTGAGCTTTGATTCAGCCGCGAAGATGCAGCCGAAGCGCAGTGCGGCGTCGGCGTGGACAGCGATAAGCTTTCACGCAGCGGCGATTCTGCTGATTGCGTTCGTGGTGCTGCATTCGGTGAAGACGCAGGTATTGCCGTCGCCGCAGGTGGCGGTGATGCATTTGCTCGAAGCGCCTGCGCCACCTCCACCACCGGCTCTGCGTAGACGCACACAGATGGGCGGTGGAGGCGGGCAGAAGGGCCCGACGCCGGCGACGCAGGGGCAGCTGCCGAAGTTTTCAGCGGAGCAGTTGATGCCTCCGAAAGCACCGCCGATGTTTGAAGCAAAGCTCGCTGTTGAACCCACTGTGGTTGGGCAGAACTACATGGTGGATGGTGCTGCGCCTGTGTTGGGTCAGCCGACGTCAACGTTCAGAGGCTACTCGCTGGGTAATGGTGCGGGAACGGGCATCGGCTCAGGCAACGGCGCGGGTGTAGGGCCGGGCTCGGGCGGCAACATGGGCGGTGGGGTGTACAAGGTGGGCGGTGCGGTGCATGCGCCGCTGATCCTTCATTCCGTTGAGCCGGAGTTCTCCGAGGAGGCACGCAAGGCGAAGTTCTCGGGCAACGTGATCGTCGAGTTCATCGTGGACGAGCAGGGACTGCCGCAGAACGTACACGCCGCGCGCGACGTGGGCTTTGGCCTCGGGCAGAAGGCCGTGGAAGCTGTGAAGCAGTACAAGTTCAAACCCGCGATGAAGGACGGCAAGCCGGTGAAGGTGCAGATGGCCGTTGAGGTGAACTTCCAGATTTTCTAG
- a CDS encoding RNA polymerase sigma factor has product MALETAEFQRLIAEHQRMVFSIALRVAGEYGAAEEVAQDVFLELFRSAEKLEDEHHIRFWLRRVTVHRATDVLRKQRRQPEVDADEWMDEVHALPTSAEDEAVNASVAARLEELLRTLPEQMRVVVVLRYQEDMSPEEIARLLSQPLATVKSNLQRGLRLMRRKAEVTMKEYVRDGRA; this is encoded by the coding sequence ATGGCCCTAGAAACGGCAGAGTTTCAGCGTTTGATTGCCGAACACCAGCGCATGGTGTTCTCGATCGCCCTGCGCGTTGCGGGCGAGTATGGGGCTGCCGAAGAGGTGGCGCAGGATGTGTTTCTTGAGCTCTTCCGCTCGGCGGAGAAGCTTGAAGATGAGCACCACATCCGCTTCTGGCTGCGGCGCGTGACCGTGCATCGGGCCACCGATGTGCTGCGCAAGCAGCGGCGTCAGCCAGAGGTGGACGCCGACGAGTGGATGGACGAGGTGCATGCGCTGCCCACGTCTGCGGAAGACGAAGCCGTGAACGCGAGCGTCGCGGCGCGGCTGGAGGAGTTGCTGCGAACGCTGCCGGAACAGATGCGCGTCGTCGTGGTGTTGCGGTACCAGGAAGATATGTCGCCGGAGGAGATTGCGCGGTTGCTGAGTCAGCCGTTGGCGACGGTGAAGAGCAATCTCCAGCGCGGTTTGCGACTGATGCGTCGCAAGGCCGAGGTCACGATGAAGGAGTATGTGCGCGATGGACGAGCATAA
- a CDS encoding tRNA guanosine(34) transglycosylase Tgt — MSLSFNVTETTDAGGRRAELELPHGVVQTPVFMPVGTAATVKTVDQATLETLGPVVESSQYAPRDGASGTGPEIILANTYHLYLRPGHELIRRMGGVHRFMSWQRPMLTDSGGFQVFSLAALRKISDDGVEFRSHLDGSKHFFSPEHSMEVQIALGADIMMAFDECVETPATWERTKQSMGLTHAWARRSHDYWTAHRHEVPWADEVPGLRAQGPESISAERWGLDPAPFAGKHQALFGIVQGGMYKDLRKESAETLVEMDFPGYAIGGLAVGEPREVTREMIAHTLEFLPKNKPRYVMGVGYPDEIEEYARMGVDMMDCVLPTRAGRHGLVFVREDPQDRSSAVLRNNVKKQMYADDQRPLDEGCSCMVCRRYTRAYLRHLFHSGEPLGAMLNSIHNLHFYLETMERVRGDLRAGR, encoded by the coding sequence ATGTCGTTATCGTTCAACGTAACCGAAACTACCGATGCAGGCGGACGCCGTGCGGAGCTTGAGCTTCCGCACGGCGTTGTGCAGACGCCTGTATTTATGCCCGTAGGCACAGCCGCCACGGTGAAGACCGTCGATCAGGCGACGCTCGAAACACTCGGGCCTGTCGTCGAGAGCTCGCAGTATGCGCCGCGCGATGGCGCGAGCGGCACCGGCCCGGAGATCATCCTGGCCAACACGTATCACCTGTATCTGCGCCCGGGGCATGAGCTGATCCGCCGCATGGGTGGCGTGCATCGCTTCATGAGCTGGCAGAGACCGATGCTCACGGACTCCGGCGGCTTCCAGGTCTTCTCGCTCGCAGCGCTGCGCAAGATTTCTGACGACGGCGTAGAGTTCCGCTCGCACCTCGATGGCTCCAAGCACTTCTTCTCGCCCGAGCACTCGATGGAAGTGCAGATCGCACTCGGCGCGGACATCATGATGGCCTTTGACGAGTGCGTGGAAACACCAGCCACATGGGAGCGTACGAAGCAGTCGATGGGGCTGACGCATGCGTGGGCCAGGCGCTCGCATGACTACTGGACCGCGCATCGCCATGAAGTGCCGTGGGCGGATGAGGTTCCAGGGCTCAGGGCCCAGGGCCCAGAAAGCATCTCTGCCGAACGCTGGGGATTGGACCCCGCACCCTTTGCGGGCAAGCATCAGGCGCTGTTTGGCATCGTGCAGGGCGGCATGTACAAGGATCTTCGCAAGGAGTCTGCCGAGACGCTGGTGGAGATGGATTTTCCGGGCTATGCGATCGGTGGTCTTGCTGTGGGCGAGCCGCGCGAAGTGACGCGCGAGATGATCGCGCACACGCTCGAGTTTCTGCCGAAGAACAAGCCGCGCTATGTGATGGGCGTCGGTTATCCCGATGAGATTGAAGAGTACGCGCGCATGGGCGTGGACATGATGGACTGCGTGCTGCCGACGCGCGCGGGGCGTCATGGGTTGGTGTTCGTGCGCGAAGACCCGCAGGACCGCTCCAGTGCTGTGCTGCGGAACAACGTGAAGAAGCAGATGTATGCCGACGATCAGCGGCCGCTCGACGAAGGTTGCAGCTGCATGGTTTGCCGGCGCTACACGCGTGCGTATCTGCGGCACTTGTTCCACAGCGGCGAGCCGCTGGGAGCGATGCTGAACTCGATTCACAACCTGCACTTCTATTTGGAGACGATGGAGCGCGTGAGAGGCGATCTGCGCGCGGGCCGCTAA
- the poxB gene encoding ubiquinone-dependent pyruvate dehydrogenase: MATVAEVLVETLVASGVKRIYGLPGDSLNAVTETIRTRNDVQWVHVRHEEAAAFAAGAEAHLTGELTVCAGSCGPGNLHFINGLYDAHRSRVPVLALAAQIPTTEIGTGYFQETSPMHIFKECSHYCGEVNEPEQLTRVLGIAMQTAIAQRGVAVVILPGNIALKEATAAAQALAFTRNEARVVPSVSSLEQAAEILRESKRVTILAGAGCEGAHAELLALAEQLQAPIVHALRGKEFVEYDNPYDVGMTGLLGFSSGYRAMKRCDALLALGTDFPYTQFYPEGAKKIQVDVRGEQIGRRTAVDVGLIGTVKETIGALLPLLGKKKSSSHLKSCVEHYKDARKELDDLAVGKEGSTPLHPEFVAKTLNDMANDDAVFTVDVGSPSIWAARYLKFNGKRRMVGSWVHGTMACALPQALGVQAAFAGRQVISMSGDGGLAMLMGELLTAVQNKLPVKIVVFNNSSLAFVETEMMAAGIMPFGTELHNPNFADVATACGLLGVRVETPEQLRPALDKAFAHDGPALIDVLTARRELSMPPTITAQQAMGFGLYLSKCVLSGRGDEVLDLAKTNLLDRIFGD; the protein is encoded by the coding sequence ATGGCAACGGTGGCTGAGGTACTGGTTGAGACTCTTGTGGCATCTGGCGTGAAGCGCATCTATGGCTTGCCCGGTGATTCGTTGAACGCGGTGACCGAGACGATCCGCACTCGCAACGATGTGCAGTGGGTGCACGTGCGGCATGAAGAGGCCGCCGCATTCGCTGCAGGAGCTGAGGCCCATCTCACCGGTGAGTTGACCGTGTGTGCCGGAAGCTGCGGGCCGGGCAATCTCCACTTCATCAACGGGCTGTATGACGCGCATCGCAGTCGCGTTCCGGTGCTTGCGCTGGCCGCGCAGATTCCCACGACCGAGATCGGCACGGGCTATTTTCAAGAGACCTCGCCGATGCACATCTTCAAGGAGTGCAGCCACTACTGCGGCGAGGTGAACGAGCCCGAGCAACTTACGCGCGTGCTGGGTATCGCGATGCAGACGGCGATTGCACAGCGAGGTGTGGCCGTCGTGATTCTGCCGGGCAACATCGCGTTGAAGGAAGCCACCGCAGCCGCGCAGGCGCTGGCGTTTACGCGCAACGAAGCGCGTGTCGTGCCGAGTGTTTCAAGCCTCGAGCAGGCAGCGGAGATTCTGCGTGAATCCAAGCGCGTGACGATTCTTGCCGGTGCCGGATGCGAGGGCGCACATGCGGAATTGCTTGCGCTCGCCGAGCAGTTGCAGGCACCGATCGTTCATGCGCTCCGCGGCAAAGAGTTCGTCGAATATGACAATCCTTACGACGTTGGCATGACGGGCCTGCTGGGCTTCTCCTCGGGTTATCGCGCGATGAAGCGCTGCGATGCACTGCTCGCACTGGGCACGGACTTTCCGTACACGCAGTTCTATCCCGAAGGCGCAAAGAAGATTCAGGTGGATGTGCGCGGCGAGCAGATCGGCCGTCGCACGGCGGTCGATGTGGGCTTGATCGGCACGGTGAAGGAGACGATTGGCGCGCTGCTACCGCTGCTCGGAAAGAAGAAGAGCAGCTCGCACCTGAAGAGCTGCGTGGAGCACTACAAGGACGCGCGCAAGGAACTCGATGATCTGGCCGTGGGCAAGGAAGGCTCGACGCCGCTGCATCCGGAGTTTGTGGCGAAGACGTTGAACGACATGGCGAACGATGATGCGGTTTTCACCGTCGATGTCGGTTCGCCGAGCATCTGGGCGGCCCGCTATTTGAAGTTCAACGGCAAGCGACGCATGGTGGGCTCGTGGGTGCATGGCACGATGGCGTGTGCGCTGCCGCAGGCTCTCGGCGTGCAGGCGGCGTTCGCCGGTCGACAGGTGATTTCGATGTCCGGCGACGGCGGTCTGGCGATGCTTATGGGTGAGCTGCTCACCGCAGTGCAGAACAAGCTGCCAGTGAAGATCGTGGTCTTCAACAACAGCTCGCTGGCGTTTGTGGAAACCGAGATGATGGCGGCGGGCATCATGCCCTTCGGCACGGAGCTTCATAACCCGAACTTCGCGGACGTGGCTACGGCGTGTGGTCTGCTTGGCGTGCGCGTGGAAACCCCGGAACAGTTGCGGCCCGCGCTGGACAAAGCGTTTGCGCACGATGGTCCGGCGTTGATCGATGTGCTGACCGCCCGGCGCGAACTCTCCATGCCGCCGACAATCACGGCGCAGCAGGCGATGGGCTTTGGCCTGTATCTATCGAAGTGCGTGCTGAGTGGTCGCGGCGATGAGGTGCTCGATCTCGCGAAGACAAACCTGCTCGATCGCATCTTCGGGGACTAG
- a CDS encoding FAD-dependent oxidoreductase yields the protein MSADVLIAGAGPVGLTLAIELARYGLSVRLIDKEDAAETQSRALAVWSRTLEHLARHPGLDQKFTTLGIHATEARFFHGAEPLTQVKLDTIDSPYAYALLLPQNDTERLLAERLQQLGGKIERGSTLTSFRENGNSVTSVLAHEDGTTEELTTRWLVGCDGAHSAVRHGLGVSFDGDELHSNWMLADVKLAGDVPREAIHLHLHEEGILAIFPIPGDRFRVIGGYSGGAEAAPTLEEVQRLLEQRATPGIVASDPEWLSTFKINERKVQNFRRGSVFLAGDAAHVHSPAGGQGMNTGMQDAVNLAWKLALISGGIPEKATEEVLLQSYTAERGPVAHDVLHDAGLLTRMASVENPLLGKARNAALRLAFGFDVAQQSFAEKASQLAIYYPDSPLNGRDDKVKSAPRVGTRAPFHAGDKPVSTGSKPTFTLFAKEDVNSRILVSCFPGLVDPEIRPAFDEDGVHLVRPDGYVAFAGVGACWQDADKYLSQFMVGVG from the coding sequence ATGTCCGCTGACGTACTGATCGCCGGAGCCGGGCCCGTGGGTCTCACGCTCGCCATTGAACTCGCCCGCTACGGGCTGAGCGTTCGCCTGATCGATAAGGAGGACGCGGCCGAGACGCAGAGCCGCGCGCTGGCCGTCTGGTCGCGCACGCTCGAGCATCTGGCGCGGCACCCGGGGCTGGACCAGAAGTTCACCACGCTCGGCATCCACGCCACAGAAGCGCGTTTCTTCCACGGCGCCGAGCCGCTGACGCAGGTAAAGCTCGACACCATCGATTCGCCCTATGCCTACGCGCTGCTGCTGCCGCAGAACGACACCGAACGCCTGCTCGCCGAGCGACTGCAGCAGCTGGGCGGCAAGATCGAGCGCGGCTCCACGCTCACCAGCTTCCGCGAGAACGGCAACTCCGTAACCTCCGTGCTGGCGCACGAGGACGGCACGACCGAAGAGCTGACCACGCGCTGGCTCGTCGGCTGCGACGGCGCGCACTCCGCCGTGCGACACGGCCTCGGCGTCAGCTTCGACGGTGACGAGTTGCATTCGAACTGGATGCTGGCCGACGTGAAGCTTGCAGGCGATGTTCCGCGCGAGGCGATCCACCTGCATCTGCATGAGGAGGGCATCCTCGCCATCTTCCCGATACCCGGCGATCGTTTCCGCGTCATCGGTGGATACTCCGGCGGAGCAGAAGCTGCGCCAACGCTTGAAGAAGTGCAGCGCCTGCTCGAGCAACGCGCCACGCCGGGCATCGTCGCCTCCGACCCTGAGTGGCTTTCCACATTCAAGATCAACGAGCGCAAGGTGCAAAACTTCCGCCGTGGCAGCGTCTTCCTTGCTGGCGACGCCGCGCATGTGCACTCGCCCGCTGGCGGGCAGGGCATGAACACCGGCATGCAGGACGCTGTGAATCTTGCGTGGAAACTTGCGTTGATATCCGGTGGAATACCGGAGAAGGCTACGGAAGAGGTGCTGCTGCAGAGCTACACCGCCGAGCGCGGCCCCGTGGCTCACGACGTGCTGCACGACGCCGGCCTGCTCACGCGCATGGCCTCGGTTGAGAACCCGCTGCTGGGTAAGGCGCGCAATGCGGCACTGCGTCTGGCCTTCGGCTTCGATGTCGCCCAGCAGAGCTTCGCCGAGAAGGCCTCGCAGCTGGCGATCTACTACCCGGACTCTCCGCTGAACGGGCGCGACGACAAGGTGAAGTCCGCCCCGCGCGTCGGCACGCGAGCGCCCTTCCACGCAGGCGACAAGCCTGTGAGCACCGGCAGCAAGCCGACCTTTACGCTCTTCGCCAAGGAAGATGTGAACAGCAGGATTCTCGTAAGCTGCTTCCCCGGTCTCGTCGATCCGGAGATCCGCCCGGCCTTCGATGAAGACGGCGTACACCTCGTGCGTCCGGATGGCTATGTCGCCTTCGCGGGTGTGGGTGCCTGCTGGCAGGATGCCGACAAATATCTGAGCCAGTTCATGGTCGGCGTGGGCTAA
- the yajC gene encoding preprotein translocase subunit YajC — protein MLFASAHALAVLLAAPAGGFLGALGGFPILILMFVAMYFLMVVPNQRKQKQWAAMLAAIKVGDKVTSTGGLRGSVIAIKDDAYVVKTQPDGIKLEFVKSSIAAVTTEESEASKS, from the coding sequence GTGTTGTTCGCATCAGCTCATGCACTCGCCGTTCTGCTGGCCGCTCCTGCCGGTGGATTCCTTGGCGCGTTGGGTGGTTTCCCCATCCTCATCCTCATGTTCGTCGCCATGTACTTCCTCATGGTGGTTCCGAACCAGCGCAAGCAGAAGCAGTGGGCTGCGATGCTGGCGGCCATCAAGGTCGGCGACAAGGTCACCTCGACCGGCGGTCTGCGCGGTTCGGTGATCGCGATCAAGGACGACGCGTATGTCGTGAAGACGCAGCCGGATGGCATCAAGCTCGAGTTCGTGAAGAGCTCTATCGCCGCAGTGACGACCGAAGAGTCCGAAGCTTCGAAGAGCTAG
- the secD gene encoding protein translocase subunit SecD, whose amino-acid sequence MGKNLAIKTWAIIGILIVFLYGIFGIPHGSLKQSITDRIHLGLDLRGGTHLVLQVQVAEAISSATDRDLAALTTALSADGATVSKADPTAHPDTLTVNVLDPSKLSDVRSVITGTSYSSTYAVESTTNGFTMKMTQAAQRDLSDRTLETSIETIRQRIDSLGVSEPVIEKYGVGENEILVELPGVSDLSRVEGIIQSTAKLEIHEVVTGSPYPDAAQALTAVGGVLPPDESIIMGSATGNGPDQAWVLKRASIVEGTDFRGATTQQDANGRPDIGFTLTTEAGERFYKYTDANKGTGQMAIVLENKVREVATIQSAIRDQGQITGGFSQQQADDLSLMLRTGSLPASIKFLESHTVGPSLGVTSIHQGVTAAVAGLVVVMLFMLLYYKGAGINADLALLLNLVILLGFMGFTGATLTLPGIAGVILTIGMGVDSNVLIFERVREELRLGKSAASAIEDGFGHAWTTIFDTHVTTIVSAGILFMFGTGPVKGFAVTLVFGLIANLFTAVFVSRVIFDYLLEKRGREATISI is encoded by the coding sequence ATGGGCAAGAACCTTGCAATCAAGACCTGGGCGATCATTGGCATTCTGATCGTCTTCCTCTACGGAATCTTTGGGATTCCGCACGGCAGCCTGAAGCAGTCGATCACCGACCGCATTCACCTCGGCCTCGATCTTCGCGGCGGCACGCATCTCGTGCTGCAGGTGCAGGTGGCGGAGGCGATCAGCTCGGCCACCGACCGCGATCTCGCGGCGCTGACCACGGCCCTCTCGGCCGATGGCGCGACGGTGTCGAAGGCCGATCCGACCGCTCATCCCGACACCCTCACCGTGAACGTGCTCGATCCGTCGAAGTTGTCGGATGTGCGCAGCGTCATCACCGGAACGTCCTACTCCTCCACCTACGCGGTGGAGTCCACGACGAACGGCTTCACGATGAAGATGACGCAGGCCGCGCAGCGCGATCTCTCCGACCGCACGCTCGAGACCTCCATCGAAACGATCCGCCAGCGTATCGACTCGCTGGGCGTTTCGGAGCCGGTGATTGAGAAGTACGGCGTGGGCGAGAACGAAATCCTCGTCGAACTGCCGGGCGTCAGCGATCTGTCGCGCGTCGAGGGCATCATCCAGTCGACCGCGAAGTTGGAGATCCACGAAGTCGTGACCGGCTCGCCGTATCCTGATGCGGCTCAGGCGCTCACCGCTGTGGGCGGCGTGCTGCCTCCGGATGAATCGATCATCATGGGCTCGGCCACCGGCAACGGACCCGACCAGGCCTGGGTGCTGAAGCGCGCTTCGATCGTAGAAGGCACGGACTTCCGCGGCGCAACGACGCAGCAGGACGCCAACGGTCGCCCGGACATCGGCTTCACGCTGACGACCGAAGCTGGCGAGCGCTTCTACAAGTACACCGACGCGAACAAGGGCACCGGCCAGATGGCCATCGTGCTGGAGAACAAGGTGCGCGAAGTGGCGACGATTCAGTCGGCCATCCGCGACCAGGGCCAGATCACCGGCGGCTTCTCGCAGCAGCAGGCCGATGACCTCAGCCTGATGCTCCGCACGGGCTCACTGCCCGCGTCGATCAAGTTCCTCGAGTCGCACACGGTCGGACCCAGCCTCGGCGTCACCAGCATCCACCAGGGTGTAACGGCGGCGGTCGCTGGACTCGTCGTGGTCATGCTCTTCATGCTTCTGTACTACAAGGGCGCGGGCATCAACGCCGACCTCGCACTTCTGCTGAACCTTGTGATCCTGTTGGGCTTCATGGGCTTCACCGGCGCGACGCTCACCCTGCCGGGTATCGCCGGCGTCATCCTAACCATCGGTATGGGCGTCGACTCGAACGTGCTGATCTTCGAGCGCGTACGTGAAGAACTGCGCCTCGGCAAGAGCGCCGCTTCGGCGATTGAAGACGGCTTCGGCCACGCCTGGACGACGATCTTCGACACGCACGTGACGACGATCGTTTCGGCCGGCATTCTCTTCATGTTCGGTACCGGCCCAGTGAAGGGCTTTGCCGTCACGCTGGTCTTCGGTCTCATCGCCAACCTGTTCACCGCTGTTTTCGTCTCGCGCGTCATCTTCGACTACCTGCTCGAAAAGCGCGGCCGCGAAGCAACGATTTCGATCTAA
- the secF gene encoding protein translocase subunit SecF has product MEFFRSTNIDWLGKKWYFLGFSLIFSVAGVLSMCFWHGIPKGVDFKGGSQVKVSFTQQPNEDTIRTSMDRSGIKDATIQRLNGDVPNEVLITLPQQNEASLDASRQAVINALGTNFSTGSFKIEDSYTVGPKAGQQLQQQALLATVYSLLGMLIYLWFRFELIYGVAAVVAVFHDTLITIGAFSLTNKEISLTVIAALLTLIGYSMNDTIVVFDRIREDLLENRRETLAETVNRAINQTLSRTVLTSGLTFLTVLCLFLFGGEVLHPFSFALVVGILIGTYSSIAVAAPMLVAYQEWRSRTKGTAATLPTGKAAKPVVR; this is encoded by the coding sequence GTGGAATTCTTTCGTTCAACCAATATCGACTGGCTCGGCAAGAAGTGGTATTTTCTTGGCTTCTCGCTGATCTTCTCCGTCGCCGGTGTGCTCAGCATGTGCTTCTGGCATGGCATCCCGAAGGGCGTCGACTTCAAGGGCGGCTCGCAGGTGAAGGTCTCCTTCACGCAGCAGCCGAATGAAGACACGATCCGCACTTCGATGGACAGGTCCGGCATCAAGGACGCGACCATCCAGCGCCTGAACGGCGACGTGCCCAACGAAGTGCTGATCACGCTGCCGCAGCAGAACGAAGCGTCGCTCGACGCTTCGCGCCAGGCCGTCATCAACGCGCTCGGTACGAACTTTTCGACCGGCAGCTTCAAAATCGAGGACTCGTACACCGTAGGCCCCAAGGCGGGCCAGCAACTGCAGCAGCAGGCGCTGCTTGCCACCGTGTACTCGCTGCTCGGCATGTTGATCTACCTGTGGTTCCGCTTTGAGCTGATCTACGGCGTCGCCGCCGTGGTCGCGGTCTTCCACGACACCCTGATCACCATCGGTGCCTTCTCGCTCACGAACAAGGAGATCTCTCTGACGGTCATCGCCGCGCTGCTGACGCTCATCGGTTACTCGATGAACGACACCATCGTGGTCTTCGACCGCATCCGCGAAGACCTGCTGGAGAACCGCCGCGAGACCCTCGCCGAAACGGTAAACCGCGCCATCAACCAGACGTTGAGCCGAACCGTTCTGACCTCGGGTCTGACGTTCCTCACGGTGCTTTGCCTCTTCCTCTTCGGCGGCGAGGTGCTGCACCCGTTCTCCTTCGCGCTGGTGGTGGGCATCCTGATCGGCACGTACTCTTCGATCGCGGTAGCCGCGCCGATGCTGGTGGCCTACCAGGAGTGGCGCAGCCGCACCAAGGGCACCGCCGCAACCCTGCCGACAGGCAAAGCCGCCAAGCCGGTGGTTCGCTAA
- a CDS encoding energy transducer TonB, producing MFEDSMLESSGKIKSKSKYWMIATFSLNGAILATMILIPLLYPEALPKSSLSASLTAPPPPPPPPPPPPPPAAAAPKVMPHMSEIDQGLHAPTKIPKDIKMIKEDAAPPPSSSTAGVAGMSGMAGGVPGGVMGGIAGGTGAGPAIVVAKPKPTGPARISSGVMAGQLVNKTQPVYPPIARAAHQSGSVVLHAIISKTGSIEDLKVVSGPAMLQGAALDAVRSWRYKPYILNGEPTEVETTVVVNFNLNGG from the coding sequence ATGTTTGAAGATTCAATGTTGGAATCGAGCGGCAAGATCAAGTCGAAGTCCAAGTACTGGATGATCGCGACCTTCTCGCTGAACGGCGCGATCCTTGCGACGATGATCCTGATTCCGCTGCTGTATCCGGAAGCTCTGCCGAAGAGCTCGCTGTCAGCCTCGTTGACGGCACCGCCGCCTCCTCCGCCGCCTCCCCCTCCGCCGCCTCCCCCGGCTGCTGCGGCGCCGAAGGTGATGCCGCACATGTCGGAGATCGATCAGGGCCTCCACGCCCCGACGAAGATCCCCAAGGACATCAAGATGATTAAGGAGGACGCTGCTCCTCCCCCGTCGAGCTCGACCGCTGGCGTAGCTGGCATGAGCGGTATGGCGGGTGGCGTCCCGGGTGGCGTCATGGGTGGTATCGCTGGCGGTACGGGCGCAGGCCCGGCGATCGTCGTAGCGAAGCCCAAGCCCACCGGTCCGGCACGTATCTCGTCGGGTGTAATGGCAGGCCAGCTCGTCAACAAGACGCAGCCGGTGTATCCGCCGATCGCTCGCGCAGCTCACCAGTCGGGTTCGGTCGTGCTGCACGCGATCATCTCGAAGACTGGTTCGATCGAAGACCTCAAGGTAGTTTCGGGTCCGGCGATGCTGCAGGGTGCAGCGCTCGACGCGGTTCGCAGCTGGCGCTACAAGCCGTATATCTTGAACGGCGAGCCGACCGAGGTCGAAACGACCGTCGTCGTGAACTTCAACCTCAACGGTGGTTGA
- a CDS encoding MotA/TolQ/ExbB proton channel family protein, producing the protein MILAHIANFATTSAHSMAMFFEGDAQVGFSPTELWAHMGGLAKAVVIILFIMSIWSLAVIIDRALYFSAARKQSREFAPKVAGALKEGRLDEAIKVADRSKKSHLAEVVTSGLTEFRSFGSGGAITDDQIESAKRALERSEAIVHAKLKKGLGSLATIGSVAPFIGLFGTVVGILNAFQTIAAMKTSSLAAIAGGISEALVTTAFGLLVAIPAVMCFNYFTNKLEAFDVEMDNSSSELVDYFIKQAHR; encoded by the coding sequence GTGATTCTCGCTCACATCGCAAACTTCGCCACCACCTCGGCCCATTCGATGGCCATGTTCTTCGAGGGCGATGCCCAGGTTGGCTTCTCCCCGACCGAACTCTGGGCCCACATGGGTGGCCTGGCGAAGGCTGTCGTTATCATCCTCTTCATCATGTCGATCTGGTCGCTGGCTGTGATCATCGATCGCGCGCTCTACTTCTCGGCAGCTCGCAAGCAGTCGCGTGAGTTCGCTCCGAAGGTTGCCGGCGCTCTGAAGGAAGGCCGTCTGGACGAAGCGATCAAGGTTGCTGACCGTTCGAAGAAGTCGCACCTTGCTGAAGTTGTGACCTCGGGCCTCACCGAGTTCCGTTCGTTCGGTTCGGGCGGCGCGATCACCGACGACCAGATCGAGTCGGCCAAGCGCGCTCTTGAGCGTTCGGAAGCCATCGTTCACGCGAAGCTGAAGAAGGGCCTCGGCTCGCTTGCAACCATCGGCTCGGTAGCACCGTTCATCGGCCTGTTCGGAACCGTCGTCGGCATTCTGAACGCCTTCCAGACGATCGCTGCGATGAAGACCTCTTCGCTGGCTGCCATCGCTGGTGGTATCTCGGAAGCCCTCGTAACGACCGCTTTCGGTCTGCTCGTAGCTATCCCGGCCGTTATGTGCTTCAACTACTTCACCAACAAGCTGGAAGCGTTCGACGTTGAAATGGACAACAGCTCGTCGGAGCTGGTGGACTACTTCATCAAGCAGGCGCACCGCTAA